A stretch of DNA from Temnothorax longispinosus isolate EJ_2023e chromosome 2, Tlon_JGU_v1, whole genome shotgun sequence:
TAATAGCAGAACCAGCATTGTATCCGAGACAGACTTTGATAAACCGAATGGTCACCAATGGGGCGAAGATTTAGATGAAGTAAAAGATAAGAATAAGGATAGAGACAAGAAATTACGAAGCAGTAAAATATCAAACCAAGAGATAAAGTTACTTAGGCAAGAATTTGTTACAAACATGTATCAGAGTTTCCTGGATGgtaaagataaagattttgattataggtatatgttactaatcaataaatataatataaagaatctataaatatttatagacaaatataatagataaaaattaaataataatttttaaaataaatttaaattaaagatatttataccATATgtattgttttacaatttctgaTAACAACTATAAAAGTAATGGAAAGCTATGatatttctcagaaatttaaatacaacagttactttattatatacttttattatttgttttcagCACTGTAGATGACAATGAAGCTTATGATAATGTAGAATTACGAAATCaagatgaagaagaaaagtattttgatTCTGAAGCCCCTGAAACCGTTCTTACGTCTAATGAGTGCAATGATCAAAACGAGTCTGAAGACGAGttggatattatatatatgagatcACTGAaggttaaataatattttacactttACAATTGCCTCGCTTTTGTGTGTTGGCATTGATTCACATTGCAGAAAGGTTTATTATTCACTATATATAGGAGCAGACTCCTACAAATGCACACTCTTTGGATAATCAGACATAGCCCTGCATACATTGggttacaataaatatatttgtacaaaaaaagtGGTTgcatatttgttataataccACACCTCTTCCTTTCTTactccattttattttataatataatatataatttttatttaaaaaattaaattataaaattttataatataaaattcttttcataatttaaagttaaaaataaattgtttaataatttataaaaattatt
This window harbors:
- the LOC139809077 gene encoding uncharacterized protein, which codes for MYQQSMMSEEVALYIVREKNDSDDDNDDNSRTSIVSETDFDKPNGHQWGEDLDEVKDKNKDRDKKLRSSKISNQEIKLLRQEFVTNMYQSFLDGKDKDFDYSTVDDNEAYDNVELRNQDEEEKYFDSEAPETVLTSNECNDQNESEDELDIIYMRSLKEQTPTNAHSLDNQT